Genomic DNA from Acidisoma sp. PAMC 29798:
CGCCGCCTGGGCCGCGATGGGGTCCGACAACCGCACGGGACGACCGCCGACTGTCAACGTGCCCGCCACGGGGACGAGGCCCGCGAGGGCGCGCAGACAATCCCGCTGGCCATTGCCCTCCACACCCGCGAGACCCACGATCTCCCCGCCGCGCACGTCCAGATCGATCGCCTGCAGCATGCCATTCGCGAGACCCCGGCCGCTGACCAGCGGGATTGCAGAGAGGTCCTGACAGCGCTTTTCAGGGAAGGCGCGCTCTACCGAGCGACCGATGATCAGGCGCAGGATCTCCTGCTCGGAGATACCGTCAATATTGAAGGTTCCGCGTGCCTGTCCGTCCCGCAGGATGGTAATGCGGTCGGCGATCCGCTTCACTTCGGGCAGCCGGTGGGAAATATAGATCACGGCCGTGCCGCCGGCTTTGATGCGCGCGATTTGGCCAAACAACCGCTCGGTTTCAGCCGCCGTCAAAACCTCGGTCGGCTCGTCGAGCACCAGAACCTTCGGCTGCAAAGCGAGCGCCTTGGCGATCTCGACCAACTGACGTTCCGCGACCGTCAGTTCCGCGACCCGCGTGCGGCGGTCAAATGTGGCGCCGACCATCGCGAGCTGATCGGTCAACCAGCGATCGGTACTTAGGTCGCGTGGCCGCAGCGCCTTGGGCACGCAGTAGAGCAGGTTTTCCTCCACGCTTAGCTCATCGATCACCGAGGTATGCTGGTAGACGACGCTCAATCCTAGCGCCTGCGCGCGGCCCGGGGAGGGTGTGTCGAGCGGCACGCCGCCGATTTCGACACTGCCCTCATCCGCCGCCAGGGCGCCGGCCGCGATGCCCATGAGCGTCGATTTGCCGGCGCCGTTTTCACCGAGGAGCGCGTGGACCTCACCTTGCACCACGTCGAGCGAAACGCTCTTGAGGGCGATGACGCCCGGGAACCGCTTGACGACATCGACAAGGCGAAGAACGATCGGCGCGCTCATTGGGGCGCCTACTCCATTTTGCCGAAGGTTGCCAGCTCATCCGGCGTCAGCTGGACCGACAAATCGGCATCCGGCTGCTGCTTGGGATCGCAATTCGGCGCAGTGCCGCCCAACGTGTCTTCGAACAATGGCACCCGGTAGATGTCAGGCTCGGTATTGGGAATGCCCTCGGCGGCGGCAATTGCCTTGCGCGCCGCAATCCGCCCGATCCAATTGCGGGCCGAGATCGTGCCCAGCTCAAAGCCGGGGTTGGCTGGCTTCAGTTTGATAAAGTCGCAGGCGAGCTGATTGTTTTCGAGAACGGCGAGCGGCACCAGCGGGCGGTTCGCACCCTGATAGGCGCGCAAGGCCCCGAGGGCGGAAAATCCGCCGCTGTCATCGATGATGCCGTCGATCTTCGGGTATTTCGACAACAAGGCCGTCATGGTCTTCTGGGTGAGCGCCGTATCCCAGTCGGTCACGGCCCAATCGCTGTAGCCTGTCAGCAGCGTCATCTTCGGCTGCTTGCTGATCACGTCCTGAATGCCTTGCAGCGTCGCGACGCTGACGGGATTGCCGGCGGGGCCGCCAAGGAACACGACATTGCCCGTGCCGTGCAGCGCCTTGACCATCCACTCGGCCATGACCACGCCCGTTGCGCGCACATCCCAATCGACATAGGCGATGTAATCGCGTCCGGGCTTGCCGCCGGGATCGGCTCCCCAAGGCACAACCTTGATGCCCGCGCGGGTCGCGTTACGGATGGCGGGCAGCTCCGCCTTGCCGAAATCGGGCACCAACACGAGCGCGTCGATCCCTTGCGCGACCATGCCATTGACGTCGGAAATGCTCTTTTGCAGATCGCCCTGACCGATTTGCACCACTTGCTTCACATTGGGGCATTTGGCGGCTTCCGAGCGCACGGCGCCCATGGAGGAGCGCGACCATCCGTTCGTGCCGACACCATCATGAATCCCGAGGGTGATCGGCTTCGTGCCGCAGAAGCTGGCATCGGCGGTCTTGCCGCCGGCCGCCACGATCTGCGCCACGGTATCGGCGGCTTTGGCCTGCACCCCGAAGGCGGTTGCGGCCGCAAAGAGCGCGATACCCGCGCCCGCGGCACGGAAGACTGTAGCTCCGGTCATTGTCGGTATTCCCCCAATTATTGTTGTTTTTGATTGGTCTCAGCCGCCTACGCGGACGGTGCGAAACACCTGGCGCCAGGGCACAAGCCGCAGCGCCATGCCGAGGGCGATGATGACCGCCTCGATCACATCCTGCACCGAGGTTGCAGCGCCCATGCCGAGAGTCACCTGTTGCAGTTGCGTGAGAAACAGCGCGCCGACGGCGGTTGCGGACACGCTGCCGCTGCCGCCGAACAGGGACGTGCCACCCAACACAACCGCCGCAATGGTCGGAAGAAGATAGGTGCCGCCGACGAACAGGCTCGGGATGCCGAGATAGCCGGCGAGCAGAATGCCGGCGGCGGCGTAAATCACGCCAGCCGCCGTATAGGTCGCGATCTGGTATTGCGACACGCGCATGCCGGCGGCATGGGCGGCACGGCGATTGGTGCCGATGGCGATGAAGCGGCGCCCGATCAGGCTCTTGCGCAACCCGATCTCCACCAAAATTACCGCCACTAAGGCGAGGATCGCCAAATCAGGAATGCCGAAGATCCGACCGATGGTGAAATTGCCGAGCGCGGAGGGCACGGCGCGCACCGAACTCGCCTTGCTCGTGAACAAGACCGCGCCGTACAGCAAGGCATTGACGGCCAATGTCGAGACCAGGGGCGTGATGCGAAAGCGCGTCACGGCGATGCCGCTGATGGCGCCGGCAGCCGCGCCGACGGCCAAGGCGATGACGATCCAGAGGACGAGTTGGGAATTATCCCCGTTGGGATATTTGGTGACCAGGACGGCGGCGAGCGACATCATGCCAGGCACGGCCAGATCGAGCCCGCCCTGCTGGATGACGAGCGTCTGCCCGATCGAGGCGATCGCCAGGACCGAGGCGAAGGCCAGGACCGTTAGCAGGGAGCTGCCGGAGATGCTGCCGGGTGCCACCAAGGGGCTGATAACGAACAGCAATACGGTCGCCGGCCAGATGGCCAGGAACTCGGCCGGCATGCCTCTCCAGACCGCGAAGCGTCCCATGCGGTGCGCGCTTATCGTGGGCTGACGGCGGCGGCGCGCAAACCGCGCGGCGCCGGGCCACAGCAGCCGCAGGACCCCGCATGGCGTGAAGGCGTGCCCGGTTTGCGGCCGGGCATCACCGTGACGGCAGCACCCCGGAGGGAGGGGCTGGCGATCAGGTTGCGCGGCGTGGCCGTGCCGCAGGTCGGGCAGTCGCGGGGTGCGGCGAAGGCCGCCATCCCCGCGAACTCCGTGAAGGTGCCGCAGCGCGCGCAGTCATAGTCATACAGCGGCATGGCTAGTGCTTCTCGGCGTCGGTGCCGCGCACATAGGGTGTCGGCAGCCACGATCCGTCACGCGGCACGCCGGCGCGGCCAAACAGGCCGTCGGCCGATCTCTCCATGGTCTTATGCAGCGCCCGCACATCGATGTTCAGCAGCTTGCCATGCCGCTTTACGATGCGGCCATTGACGAAAACCGTGTCGATATTGCCGGTATGGGCGTCGTTCACCACAGCGCCGATCGGATTGTTAATCGGGAACATATTGAGCGCATGGGTATCGAGCATGACGATGTCGGCGCGCTTGCCGGGTGTCAGCGATCCGGTGATGGAGTCGAGGCCGCAGGCCCGCGCCCCTTGCAGCGTCGCGAATTCGAGAATGTCGCGAGTCGTGATCGGCAGCGGGTCGACCAACTCATGCCGTGCCAAGGCTTCGGCATTCATGAAACCGCGTGTGGCGGCAAGCAGAATGCGCATTTGTCCGAACATATCGCCGCCGACGGAACAACAAACATCGATCGAAATGCTTGGCCGGCAGCCGTGCTTCATCAACCCGAGCGTCGCGGGATTGCCGTGGCCCATGTTCAGCTCGACTTCGGCGGAGAGGGAGGCGGTGCCGCCGGTATCCGCGATCAGCTTGAATTCGTCATCGCTCAAGGTGCAGCAATGGACATAGGTCGTGTCAGCCGCGAGAAGGCCGCGTGAATTGAGCTGATCCACGGGATGGTTCAGGCCCCATAGCCCGTCGCCGGCATGCAAGGTGATGCGCAGGCCGAGGTCGCGCGCTTTGCGAAAGTCGTCCTCTGTCACGTCCAGGGTGGCGAACTGCGGCCCCCGCGCGGCAAAGGCCATGGTGACCAGACCGTCATCTGAGTTGAAATGCGTGCGCCGCACGCGCGCCACATCCGTAAAGTCGCTGGGCAGATCGCTGACGGGAAACCATTCGCGATTGGCATTGCCGTAGCCATAGACGGCACGGAGGCCCGCATCGCGCAGGCCCTTGATGGCCATATCGGCGTGGTCAGGCGAATTATTATTGTGCGACCAGTCATACAGCGTCGTGATGCCAGCATCGAGGGCTTCGAGCGCGCCGATATAATTGGCAACATACATGTCATCGGGTGTGTACAGCTCACCCATGACACCACGGACGCCGCCGAAATACTGTGCGAGCGTCCAGTCGGCCGCCGCGTTGCGCAGCAGGCATTGCCAGGTATGGCGATGGGTATCGATGAAGCCCGGAATGACGATCATGCCCCGACCGTCTATTTCCTGCGCTTCGACGGGGCCGAGATTCGGCCGGATTTCGGCGATGTTTGTGCCGTCAATGAGCAGATCGGCGTCATGGAAATCGCCGACTTTCGGGTCCACGGACACGATTGTCGCATTGCGGATGACGGTGCGTTCCATCGTAGTGTCTCTCCCCGATCGGGCCTTATCTTCCGTAGCGACGGAGCAGGCCGTTTCCGTGACGGTAACCGCGCTTGGCACCGGACGCAAGGCAAGTTATCGGTTGAACACTCACAATTCTCACGGGTTCGACATTCAAAACTCTTGTGCGGTGCAACAACAACTGCTTGTACGAATCCTCTAGTCAGTCACGTGATCCTGTATTAGTGAGCAATCGATAAACACTGGCGGACAGCGGTCGAACGCCGTCGCTCGGGAGGAGCAGCCGATGAAGGGCAGCGTTGGGGTCATTGGCCTAGGTATCATGGGCGGCGCGATCGCGGGCAATCTCGTGGCGGATGGTTGGGATGTCATCGGCTACGATCCCGATGCGGCGGCGTGCGGCCGAGCGGAGGCCGCGGGTGTTGGAATCGCTGCCGATATCCCGGCGGTCTTGACGAAGGCCGAGGTCATTCTCACCAGCTTGCCGTCCCCCAAGGCCGTCATCGCCACGGCGGAGACGATCGTGGCGGCTGCCGCGCGCCGCCATGTGATCGTGGAACTCAGCACCCTCGCGATCGAGGACAAGATGCGCTTCGCTTCCGTGCTGGAAAGCACCGGCCATGTCGCGATCGATTGTCCCATCAGTGGTACAGGCGCGCAGGCGCGCAATCGTGATCTCGTCCTCTACGCCAGTGGTGATCCGGCGGAGATCAGGCTGCTGCATCCTGTTTTGCTGGGGTTTGCGCGGGAAGCGCATGACGTCGGAACCTTCGGCAATGGCAGCCGGATGAAATTCGTCGCGAATTTGCTCGTGGCCATTCACAACGTGGCGGCGGCGGAAGCGATGGTGCTGGGCATGATGGCCGGTCTTGATCCGCAGCAGCTCGTGGCTCTTGCCGGCGCTGGCGCCGGCGCATCGCGGATGTTTACCCTGCGCGCGCCGATGATGGCGGAAAACCGCTACGAAGAGGCCACGATGAAGATGTCCGTCTGGCAAAAGGACATGACGGTGATTACGGAATTCGCGGCCCAGCTGGGCAGCCCGACACCCTTGCTGACCGCGACGGTGCCGCTTTATGCCCGTGCGATGGAGCAGGGCTATGGCGAGTCGGACACGGCGGCCGTTTGCGCGGTGCTCGAAGAAATGACCGATGGGCGCCTCGACCGGGGTCGTCAGAACCAAAGCTGATAAGGGCCGATACGGCAAATAATGGGGTGAAACGCGCGCCCTGGCTTAGGGTGACTGCATCACCGATCCACGGAGGGACATCATGAAGCTCGGTTTCTTCACCATGCCGATCCATCCAATCGACAAGGATTGGCGGCAGTGTTTGCGGGAAGATCAGGACGCGTTCATCCTGGCCGACCAATTGGGTTTTTCCGAAGGCTATGTCGGCGAGCATTCGACCGATCTTGCCGAAAACATCACCTCCTGCTCGCTGTTCCTCGCGACCCTGATCGGATCGACCAAGCAGATTAAACTCGGCACCGGCACGGTGAACTTGCCGAACAGCCATCCCGCCCGTATCGCCGCCGAAATTGCGATGCTCGATCATCTGCTCGACGGGCGCTTGATCTTCGGGATCAGTCCGGGTGGACTGCCGTCCGACGCCGAGGCCTTCGGCAGTCTGGGCGCGGACCGCGCTGCCATGTTCGTCGAAGCCATCGACCAGGTTCTGGAAATTTGGCGGTCCGACCCGCCGTATAACATTCGGGGCAAGTTCTGGACCGTCTCGACGG
This window encodes:
- a CDS encoding substrate-binding domain-containing protein, with the translated sequence MTGATVFRAAGAGIALFAAATAFGVQAKAADTVAQIVAAGGKTADASFCGTKPITLGIHDGVGTNGWSRSSMGAVRSEAAKCPNVKQVVQIGQGDLQKSISDVNGMVAQGIDALVLVPDFGKAELPAIRNATRAGIKVVPWGADPGGKPGRDYIAYVDWDVRATGVVMAEWMVKALHGTGNVVFLGGPAGNPVSVATLQGIQDVISKQPKMTLLTGYSDWAVTDWDTALTQKTMTALLSKYPKIDGIIDDSGGFSALGALRAYQGANRPLVPLAVLENNQLACDFIKLKPANPGFELGTISARNWIGRIAARKAIAAAEGIPNTEPDIYRVPLFEDTLGGTAPNCDPKQQPDADLSVQLTPDELATFGKME
- a CDS encoding ABC transporter permease, whose amino-acid sequence is MGRFAVWRGMPAEFLAIWPATVLLFVISPLVAPGSISGSSLLTVLAFASVLAIASIGQTLVIQQGGLDLAVPGMMSLAAVLVTKYPNGDNSQLVLWIVIALAVGAAAGAISGIAVTRFRITPLVSTLAVNALLYGAVLFTSKASSVRAVPSALGNFTIGRIFGIPDLAILALVAVILVEIGLRKSLIGRRFIAIGTNRRAAHAAGMRVSQYQIATYTAAGVIYAAAGILLAGYLGIPSLFVGGTYLLPTIAAVVLGGTSLFGGSGSVSATAVGALFLTQLQQVTLGMGAATSVQDVIEAVIIALGMALRLVPWRQVFRTVRVGG
- a CDS encoding FmdB family zinc ribbon protein, whose translation is MPLYDYDCARCGTFTEFAGMAAFAAPRDCPTCGTATPRNLIASPSLRGAAVTVMPGRKPGTPSRHAGSCGCCGPAPRGLRAAAVSPR
- a CDS encoding amidohydrolase family protein, yielding MERTVIRNATIVSVDPKVGDFHDADLLIDGTNIAEIRPNLGPVEAQEIDGRGMIVIPGFIDTHRHTWQCLLRNAAADWTLAQYFGGVRGVMGELYTPDDMYVANYIGALEALDAGITTLYDWSHNNNSPDHADMAIKGLRDAGLRAVYGYGNANREWFPVSDLPSDFTDVARVRRTHFNSDDGLVTMAFAARGPQFATLDVTEDDFRKARDLGLRITLHAGDGLWGLNHPVDQLNSRGLLAADTTYVHCCTLSDDEFKLIADTGGTASLSAEVELNMGHGNPATLGLMKHGCRPSISIDVCCSVGGDMFGQMRILLAATRGFMNAEALARHELVDPLPITTRDILEFATLQGARACGLDSITGSLTPGKRADIVMLDTHALNMFPINNPIGAVVNDAHTGNIDTVFVNGRIVKRHGKLLNIDVRALHKTMERSADGLFGRAGVPRDGSWLPTPYVRGTDAEKH
- a CDS encoding NAD(P)-dependent oxidoreductase; translation: MNTGGQRSNAVAREEQPMKGSVGVIGLGIMGGAIAGNLVADGWDVIGYDPDAAACGRAEAAGVGIAADIPAVLTKAEVILTSLPSPKAVIATAETIVAAAARRHVIVELSTLAIEDKMRFASVLESTGHVAIDCPISGTGAQARNRDLVLYASGDPAEIRLLHPVLLGFAREAHDVGTFGNGSRMKFVANLLVAIHNVAAAEAMVLGMMAGLDPQQLVALAGAGAGASRMFTLRAPMMAENRYEEATMKMSVWQKDMTVITEFAAQLGSPTPLLTATVPLYARAMEQGYGESDTAAVCAVLEEMTDGRLDRGRQNQS